From the Megalops cyprinoides isolate fMegCyp1 chromosome 21, fMegCyp1.pri, whole genome shotgun sequence genome, one window contains:
- the LOC118796261 gene encoding CD276 antigen-like isoform X2 encodes MYQEFSFYWSAVSCWLLVEFTAAFEVTTPQSEVVAVHGRPAVLGCRYTPSQSQILDGLVVTWQTVVGLQVVHSFYYGKDQLERQRPSYRNRTALFHSELPIGNASLRLVDVRPEDAGRYLCSVSSLQGTGKVEVQLKFAAFYTEPRLTVQVHPTNVSFWYESEGYPEPEVRWVDPTGQNLSHHTEVSPSEGDDGLFSLRTRLDLDHSLGVNYTFTLKNQLINQVIERPLVFSHELET; translated from the exons ATGTATCAAGAATTTTCTTTCTACTGGTCTGCTGTATCGTGCTGGCTCCTCGTCGAATTCACCG CTGCCTTTGAGGTCACAACCCCCCAGTCGGAGGTGGTGGCAGTGCACGGGCGGCCTGCGGTTCTGGGGTGCAGGTACACCCCGAGCCAAAGCCAGATCCTAGATGGCCTGGTGGTGACGTGGCAGACAGTGGTCGGCTTGCAGGTGGTGCACAGCTTCTACTATGGAAAGGATCAGCTCGAGCGACAGAGGCCCAGCTACAGGAACCGCACCGCGCTCTTCCACTCCGAGCTCCCGATTGGGAACGCCTCTCTCAGGCTGGTGGACGTGCGCCCCGAGGATGCGGGACGCTACCTGTGCTCTGTCAGCAGTCTGCAGGGGACAGGCAAGGTGGAGGTACAACTAAAATTTGCAG CCTTCTATACAGAGCCCAGGCTCACGGTACAAGTCCATCCTACCAATGTCAGTTTCTGGTACGAGAGTGAGGGGTACCCAGAACCAGAGGTCCGATGGGTCGATCCTACAGGCCAGAACCTGTCCCATCACACTGAGGTCTCCCCTTCAGAGGGAGATGATGGGCTCTTCTCCCTAAGAACTCGCCTCGATTTGGACCACAGCTTGGGAGTAAATTACACCTTCACTCTGAAGAACCAGCTCATTAACCAAGTCATTGAGAGGCCATTGGTTTTCAGCCACG